GTGATCATAAGAACTATCACCACACAACCCAAGCAGAAGCCCGGGCTGAACACTAAAGTCCGCTCCCTGCTCACAGCTTGCATCGTTACATTCGTGGTGGGTAACAGTGGCACTCAGGGCATGTAGAAATAGCCTCACCACCATCAGCAGTGCCAAGGCTTCATATTCACTGAAAATACAGGAACAATGTCTGTGCTCGTTTTGAGGCATCCAACACTGAGCCAGCAGTGATCTTGCCACCTCATATTTTCACAGCATTTGACAGATGGCCTTATATTTTCCAATTATATAAATGAATGGTAGttgtgcattacaatgtgcagaagtgtgctaTAGAGCTGTACaatcatttgtatttttatcattattgtgatatgaGTTTCTgccataaacacatttttagagCTGCAATGACAGATGAAATGACCTTACATGTAGCGCCAAGGAGGTGTCCTTACCTTGCCAGCACAAACTGTTAGAAGCCTAATGAGTGTTTCTTTGTGCTAGGATTGAACCTTCTCACTAACGCAGGTGACGAGTAACAACAATTAGGCTAAAACATGATTGCTCTCACAATCAgtattgtgttttatgtgtgcAAGACAGACGTCACAACAAACATTTAAttagaattatatatatatgtatatatatatataatcagcaGGTGACTGATATGACTTTCccccctgtatatatatatatatatatatatatatatatatatatatatacagtggggagaacaagtatttgatacactgctgatttttcaggttttcccacttgcaaagcatgtagaagactaatttttatcataggtactcttcaactgtgagtgatggaatctaaaacaaaaatccagaaaaatactTTGTATgattttcaaataattaatttccattttattgtgtgaaataagtatttgatacaccagaaaaagaaacttaatatttggtacagaaacctttgtttgcaattacagagatgagacgtttcctgtagttcttgacaaagtttgcacacactgcagcagggattttggcccactcctccatacagatcTCCTCCAGAGCCTTCAGGTTTCGTGGCTGTCGCTGGGCCACACGGATTttaagctccctccaaagattttctattggattcaggtctggagactggctaggccactccaggaccttaagatgtttcctacggagccactctttagttgccctggctgtgtgttttgggtcgttatcatgctggaagacccagccacgacccatcttcagtgctcttactgagggaaggaggttgttggccaaaatctcatgatacatggccccatccatccttcccacaatacggtgcagtcgtcctgtcccctttgcagaaaagcatccccaaagaatgatgtttccaccgccatgcttcacagttgggatggtgttcttggggttgtactcatcattcttcttcctccaaacatgacgagtggagtttaaaccaaaaagttctatttttgtctcatcagaccacatgacctGTGATGGTCCGACGGAAAAGACACGTGGGTACGTTCCAGTTTGAGGTGCAAAAATCGGTGTTTATTAAATCCCAgtgaaaaaccaaacaaaaaaaaacaaaaatgcaatttatccaatgccaaaaagaaaaatatttacaaatatatacagcttAATTTGAATAGTCAGTTATTCAATCACAACTTGAGAGGGTTTCAGGCTTCAACCACATTCCATTACCTCTCCCACAAGACTGGCTCATTCTGGTCCATCTAGGGCTTTTATAGAGCTAAACAGGAAGTGCTATGACGTggcgcgggggggggggggggggggggggggagttcACTATAAAAACGCAGCAAACAAAGGGTCCTGTTTTCCTCCCTGACTGAAAACACGGCTACCTTCCTCTGGAGTCTATTCACAGGTAAGTACTTGTTGCCTTCCCCAAGTGTTTCAATAATGTTAGTTTATAATATATGtttcattacatcactaaatcaatctaaatttacaaataataaaacattcacattcaccattaagttttgtttcttttctctgcaggTTTACTCTTGTTCCCCAGCATAACCACTCAATCaataaatgctatttaaaaacagtttgtgtcTCTGAGTATGAAATGTCACCATTACCTAGAAAATTTAAACATATGTACATTGTGGTGGAGGGCAGCTCCGTCACATAACCTTCTCCCattcctcctctggatcattcagatggtcatttgcaaacttcagatgggctTTGACATGCGTTGCCTTGAGGAAGGGCACCTTGcgtgcactgcaggattttaatccttgacggcgtagagtgttactgattgttttctttgagactgtggtcccagctctattcaggtcattgaccaggtcctgccgtgtagttctgggctcatTCCTCATCTTCCTCAAGATCAATGATGctccacgaggtgagatcttgcatggcgcCCCAGACCGAGGGAGATTTTCTGctattttgcatttcttccattttctaattgcaccaacagttgttgccttctcaccaagctgcttgcctattgtcctgtagcccatcccagccttgtgcaggtctacaattttatccctgatgtccttacacagctctctggtcttgggcattgtggagatgctggagtctgactgattgagtgtgtggacaggtgtcttttatacaggtaacgagttcaaacaggtgcagttaatacaggtaatgagtggagaacaggagggcttcttaaagaagaagtaacatgtctgtgagagccaaaattcttactggttgatagatgatcaaatacttatttcacacaataaaatggaaattaattatttaaaaatcatacaatgtatttttctggatttttgtttgattccatcactcacagttgaagagtacctatgataaaaattagtcttctacatgctttgcaagtgggaaaacctgaaaaatcagcagtgtatcaaatacttgttctccccactgtatatatatatatatatatatatatatatatatatatatatatatatatatatatatatatatatacagagggggaaaaaaagtatttagtcagccgctgattgtgcaagttctcctactcaGAAAGACGAGAAacgtctgtaattttcatcatagctacacttcaactatgagagaccaaatgagaaaaaaaatccaggaaatctcattggaggatttttaaagaatttatttgtaaattatggtggaaaataaatatttggtcacccacaaacaagcatgatttctgtctctcacagacctgtaacttcttctctaagaagctcttctgtcctccaccctttacctgtattaatggcacctgtttgacctcgttatctgtataaaagacacctgtccacagcctcaaacagtcagactccaaactcaaccatggccaagaccaaagagctgttgaaggacaccagggAGAAAGCTGTAGACCTGctccaggctgggaagagtgaatctacaataggcaagcaggttggtgggaataaatcaactgtgggagcaattgtaagaaaatggaagacctacaagaccattcataatctccctcgatctgcgGCCCTACGCAATATCTCATCaagtggggtcaaaatgatcatgagaacggtgagcagaaatcccagaactacacggagggacctaatgaatgacctgcagagagctgggaccaaagcaACAAAGGCTGccctcagtaacacacgacgccgagagggactcatcctgcagtgccaggcatGCCCCCTGCTTatgccagtacatgtccaggcccgtctgaagtttgccagagagcatatggatgatccagaagaggactgggagaatgtcatgtggtcagatgaaaccaaaatagaactttttggtaaaaactcaactcgtcgtgtttggaggaagaagaacgCTGAGttgatcccaagaacaccaaacctgctgtgaagcatgggggtggaaacatcaggctttggggctgtttttctgcaaaggggacagaaCGACTGACCCGTgttgagggaagaatgaacggggccgtgtatcgtgagattttaagccaaaacctccttccatcagtgagagcactgaagatggaacgtggctgggtcttccagcatgataacgatcccaaacacaccactcggcaacgaaggagtggctccgtaacaagcatttcaaggtcctggagtggcctagccagtgtccagacctcaaccccacagaagaattgtggagggagttgaaagtccgtgttgcccagcgacagccccaaaacatcactgctctagaggagatctgcaggaggaacgggccaaaataccagctacagtgcaaacctggtgaagacctGCAGGAAACGTTTAACCTTTGTTGGCACTGACAGAGGtcatgttacaaagtattgagttgaacttttgttattgaccaaatacttatcttccaccataatttacaaataaattctttaaaaatcctccaatgagatttcctggatttgtttctcatttggtctctcatagttgaagtgtagctatgatgaaaattacagactaGGAGAACttcaatcagtggctgactgaatactttttgccccactgtgtgtgcgtgtgtgcgtgtgtgtgtgtgtatatatatatatatatatatatatatatatatatatatatatatataatgtacacaCCTTAGTGTTTATGAGCAAAGCTGTTGAGCGATGTTGACTGTTTCTCAGCATTTCGCTCACAAAATATGTTTGCAGTTCTGATGTAAGTAGTGATAATATTTCTTTCCTTGTATTTTGCACAACAGTAAGTGGCGCTTTTACAGTATTGTATTTTGACAGTTGCAGTTAGAGATTAGTTAGACTTTGGATCACACTTTTAAAAACCTCTAAAACATTTGAAACctacttttctttattttatataccTTTTTGGCCCTTGGCCCACTATAAACACTGCACTGTGGCCCACCTTTGGGCAACCATGGTAGTTTAGAAACTTACATTtggtgtttttatatattactCTCATGGCTACactttgtttacagtttaatatgttttctcattttaactttttttagtCAAGATTAAATTCACAAAAAGGTCACCTGagtgtctccagtttacagtgtgaactCCTCAGTTCAGCAGCgagcagctccactcctgaTTCCTGCAGATAATTATTACTGAGGTCCAGCTCTTTCAGGGAGGAGCTGACTGATTTTACAGCTGATGCTAGTTTTTCACAGGAGTTTGCGGTGAAATTACagccagccagtctgtaaaggaAGAATAAATAATCTATATTGTGCAGTAATATGTGAAAATTTAAACAAGTGACGTTAATCTCCATGTATCACTTTGTTTTGCATCTAGAATAAGTAGAATAATAATGTTTCAACCTAATACTACATTAAGGTACACCTGTTTAATAATACAACAGTAACGGTCTTTGGataattctacagaaatgtccacgggtgttacctttcttatgtgtaacccCAATGAGCACAGGTTACACCcgtgacatttttaatgaaaaatgcattttacaaaatggctaCTACAGAGCATCAAGCCACACTCTGTCAAtcatttgtattctattttttcacagttacctcggaataaagtcggtcgcaccagtgacttcagctaaaagcttcatatgaaatcatgagcttcatagatcctcagaaaacaggtcaaagaaAGTTGAGTGACATCAtctgtgtgacttttatttcaaaataagattttttgttGCGCAGTAACACCAGCGACACGATTCCTGGAGACCACAACTTTCATtgtactttcatttattttataatatttacttggcttttgttttgttcacaTATTCCAcggtcatgtatagattattgtagttaaaattgcataaaaacatgtttttttcttcaaaatgttgcctcagccttcacacacgactgtgaggacaagctcttctgtggtgattGGAATTCAAGGCAACTGACTTAAAAactaatattgctaaattggTGGCTAAAGCAGGTGTAATTGCTAAAAGAACatattgctttatttaaaaatataaataaactgtaaccctaacatgttttgaagtgtaatatatctggaAACGCTAGTGACacaaaatggacatttctgtagaatgaccctttTCTTCTCTAGTTAGATGTAACTTGTATGGGTGAAAGTTAAACTCCACAATTATGAGGCCATTACGTTATCATAAATTCACAGCACATCTTAAACAAATTATTTCCtgaattaaattttaaaaatcatattgTTTTGACAACAAGAATGAATTTTCATAGTCatgaaattaataaataattattaatcaaTTTAATGTATATAATGTTTATTGCATATAATGTATACTTTCTCCATATGTGTTTCCGTTCAAGAGTTACATAAAGCTCACCTGAGTATCTCAAGTTTACAGAGAGAACTCTTCATACTAGCAGAAAGCAGATtcactcctgaatcctgcaggTCATTATTACTGAGATCCAAACTCCTTACCGAtttcagagcagagcagagagtTTTACAGGAGTCCTTTGTGAGATTACAGTCTGAGAGTCTGCAAAAGGGtaataaacatattattataAGTGTATAGCATAGTTACAAGCTACATAGTTAAAAACATtccagaaaatattttattaaaaatacattgttaCACTGAATGTTGATTATACTGTGTTAAAATTGCTGAATCTTTGATGTTCCactgaaaatcaaatgaatATAGTTTCATTGGCCCTTGTTCATCAAAGGTGTGTCAAACAAGCAGAGACTGGAGCGGAATGATGTGTGAACCACTCTCAACTGTCATACAGCATCAAAACCCATGGTGGATTAAGCACAGCTGATGAATCAGATTCAGTTGTGTGTTAACAAGTGCCTGCTCTCTTATTCAcatatatttactttttatattgACTTTTAGCTGCCTCTAGTGGCATGTTTTAAGAATAGAGTATCCGGATTAACTTCCACACTGAAACAAAGCAGGGAATTAGGGATTAAATGAAGAATCCAGCAGGCCTAATCTATATCCAGGCAAAGAGCCAGAGTGAGTCTCTGTATCTCCATTCACTACTGCTTACACATGGATGGTGTCATTGCACCACAGTCTAGTCTCTTCATCTATTGAACAACTGAAATGTCAACATATGTTTGTCACTATCATTGCTAAAGTTTAGTCATAAATGGAATTACCATTAAATTGAattattgaattgaattaattgccatgaattacaaaaaaattatgTGAACTAATTCACATAAAAAGTGACATGtgcataaacaacacattctgccCAATATTGAACTTTTCTTCCCACAAAAAGTGAATTTGCATTgaaatattagtattattattattattggcagTGTTATTAACAGTCTCATGGtctaattataataaatatatggCACTAGCAAAATGGACCTGAACAAGATATACACAGACCACAGGCTCTGGACTCTTTGGTTGtctgattattgttattacaacATTGGTTTTATTCCATGTAGTTCTGCTAGCATGGATGGGAGACAGGaattcattcatattttgtgTCTTTGGacttttttcatcatttaagaatcacaaaaaaattacctgagtgtctccagtttacagtgtgaactCTTCAGTCCAACAAGAAGGAGCtccactcctgaatcctgcaggTCATTATTACTGAGGTCAAGCTCTCTCAGGGCAGAGTTTTCTGATTGTAGAGCTGAGCAGAGAGTTTCACAGGTATCCACAGTGAAATTACAACCAGCTAGTCTGTAAAGTGAGAGCAAATATAATGCATGGCATACTTTAATCAGGAAAATTGGAATGGAATAAAGTTATTGTATAAGCACACTAAATACAAAAAGCCAGCCATACAAAACAtagtaaaatgtacaaaaaacatagaatgtgaacattttattacgttaaactttttttttgtttgaatgttttaaagtttgtattttatatttctttttcagaagaatattacagaaaaactattattactactacataCTGACTATAAACAGGATGAGTAAGATCTTTTACAAGCTAACATTATAAGTAAGATGAGTGATATCTTCATCATTGAGGAAGACCAAAGCTTTTACTTCAATGTGAAACATTGTGGATTGGAAGCTTAGGGCCACTGAGTTCCCTGGGTTGAATCAGGAAGTAGATTTGGGGCCTTTCCTATAGGCCTCGCAGAATTGTATGTAAGCCTGATTATTAgaattgttcttttcttttgttttcttttttatctctccTGTTTTGACAAATTCCCTTTGATGGAGTGTCTGTTAATCAGCTGTGTAGGTGACTGGAATGACTGTCAGCTGTTGTCCAAAAAGTTGAAAGACACCTTTTAAATGTTTGAGATTGCACCCTGATAAAAACAATGGTCACTATTTGCCACGGAAATAATGccaatttaaaattttaatcatAACATGTAAGAGTGCATTGGTGTGAACTTATTACCAAAGAGCACCTTAGTGACTGTCCATGATGTACCTGGATTAAATAACTTGAGCATGCCAAAAAGCCTCCATCTGGCAAATCAGAGTAAatctttaaattgtttttttttttattgggcTCTTGGGCTCTGAGATTAGTGATCTTGCTCAAATACTAGCAAATGTTATGTTAACTGAAATATAACACTCACAGAGCTTTTCTGTAGACATTCACTGCTGGGATCAGTCTCCTATAACCTGCCTCTGATGTGTTGTATTTCTTCAGGTCCAGCTCATCCTGCACCTTCTCTGAGGTCAGGAGCATGCAGGCAAGTGCTGAACACTGTCCAGGAGACAGCCCCTCCTCTGAGCATTTCTCGGATTGTAGATACTTATCAATCTCACTGGAGAGAGACTGGTCATTcatttcagacagacagaggaaaagaTTGAGAGATCTTTCAGTTGAGAGGTGACACTGTTTGTCTTCTCCTTTGATTAATTTCTTGATgtactttattgttttctttaaacTCCACTTTGCCTGGGTCAATGTATACTCATATACTTTGATTAATTTCTTGATTTTCTCTATTGTTATTTCTGAGCTGCTCTTTGCCTGGGTCAGTGTACAGTAATACTCTTCGATTAAGTTATTGATGCAAtccattgttttctctgtgctgtttgttaTCTGAATGAAATCAAAATCATATATTCTGACTAAGTCTTTGATGCACTCTATGGTGTAAATCAGTTTATCATCATATCCTCTGATTAAGTCTCTGATTAATGCTATGGTTTTACCTGAGCTTCTCTGTGCATGGGTCAGTTTATCATGTCCTTTGATTAAGTCCTTGATGGACTCTATGGTTTTCTCTGAGATGCTCTCTGTTTGAGTCTGTTGATCAGCAGAGCCTTTGATTAACTCTGTGGTTTTCTCTGAAATTCTCTGTGTTTGAGTcgatgtttcatattttattattaagccCTGGATGCGCTCTATGATTTTCTCTGAGATGCTCTCTGTTTGAATCAGTTTAACAGCAGGAACTTTAAAATAACCTACTGAGCTACTCCGTGTAAAAATCTGTTCAAAGTCCTGTTCATTGATTAACTCAGCGGTGCTCTCCGTTTGAGTCAGTTTATGATCATGCTCTTTGATGAACTCTATGCTTTTCTCCGCGATGCTCTGCATTTGAGTCAGTTTATGATCATGCTCTTTGATGAACTCTATGCTTTTCTCCACGATGCTCTCCGTTTGAGTCAGTTTATGATCATGCTCTTTGATGAGCTCTATGCTTTTCTCTGTATGTTCTGTATGTTCATCATGTTTTTTGATGAATTTCTTGATTGACtctatgtttttttctgagatgCTCTCTGTCTGAGTCTGTTTATCATTACGCTCTTTGATTACCTCCAAGGGTTTCTCTGCATTGCTCTGTTTGTGGGAAAATCGATCAGATTCTTTGATTAAGCCCTTGATGCGCTCTATGGTTTTCTCTGAGTTGCTCTTTGTGTAAGTCACTTTAAATTGAGATCTGTTGATTAACTCTTGGATGTACTGTATGATGTCCTCTGAGCCACTGTCTTCATCATCCAGGAGGCCCCAGAGAAGTCTCTGATTGGACTCCAGTGAGATGCCCACCAGGAAACGGAGGAAAAGATCTAGGTGTCCATTCTGACTCTTTAGAGCTTTATCCAGAATGCTCTGTAGCAAGCAATACAGTGGAGCACTCCTCAATTTCTCCTCTGGTGTAAAAATCCGCAATACCTTATTGTTCTCAGTCACATAGCagtaaaatacataaacagCAGCCAGGAACTCCTGAAAGCTCAGGTGAACGAAGCAGTAGACCTTCCTCTGGTGAAGCACACATTCCTCCCTAAAGATCTCAGTGAAAATCCCAGAATACACTGAGGCCTCAGTGACATCAATGCTGCTCTCTCTCAGATCCTCTTCATAGAACATCACATTGCCCTTCATCAGCTGTTTGAAAGCCAGTTCAGCCAGTTTCAGAAGAATGGCTCTGTTGGACTCCAGCAGGTTCTTTGggtctctctcatctttctcctCATACTTCTCATTCTTCATGTTTGTCTGAGTGATCAGGAAGTGCGAGTACATCTCAGTCAGGGTTTTAGGAACTTCTGTATGATGCTGCTTCATGATCTGCTGAAGAACAGTGGCTGAGATCCAGCAGAAGACTGGAATGTGGCACATGATGTGGAGGCTCCTCGCTGCCTTAATGTGGGAGATGATTCTCTCAGCTTGGTCTACATCACTGATCCTCTTCCTGAAGTACTCCTCCTTCTGTGGGTCATTGAATCCCTGAATCTCTGTCACACGGTTGATGTGTTCAGGAGGGATCTGACTGGCTGCTGCTGGTCGGGAGGTGATCCAGATCAGAGCAGAGGGAAGCAGCTCTCCTTTGATGAGGTTGGTCATCAACACACCCACTGATGATGTCATGGTGATGTCAGATACTTTCTCACACTCTTCAAAGTCCAGTGGAATTCTGCTTTCATCCAGTCCatcaaatataaacacagaTTTCATCTGATCATAACTATCTGGATCCAGATCTTTGAGCTCAGGATGGAAGGCACACAGAAGTCCATGAAGACTGTAGTGATCGTCTTTAATCAGGTTCAGCTCCCGGAACGGAAGCACAATCATGAGTTCTACATCCTGATTGGCTTTTCCTTCAGCCCAGTCCAGAATGAACTTCTGCACAGAGACAGTTTTTCCAATTCCAGCGATGCCTTTAGTCAGAACTGCTCTGAGATTTTGCACTCCTAgttctttgtcttcttttcttGCTTTGTGTCTGAACTCTTTTTCTGTCACAGCtctaacattttctttttccatttctcttttAAGACCTTGTGCAGATTTAAAGATGTCTGAGCAGTTGATTGGAGCGTCATGTAGTTGTTTCCTGGATGTTTTCTCCATCTGTAGAACCTCATGTTCCTtattcactccttcactctctccttctatgATGTAGAGCTGAGTGTAAATCCTGTTCAGGAGGGTtttgttctcttctgttttGATTCCCTCAAATAAGATCTCGTATTTGTTCTTCATGTTAGTTTTGTATTTCTCTAAGACTCTGTGCAGGACATCATCAGCTTGTTCGTAAGACTTCTGCTGTCGTTCACCTGTTCCTTCTGCCAGATGGTTTGTCTGCAGTGCTTCATCTGTGAAACACTTCCTAATGGGGTTCAAACAGAATAACACAAACATCATCAGATGATCATAATAAACTGCTAAAATGACAAATGACTGATAAAAAAATCGTGCCATTTAAaacttctttctttatttcactTAATGATTCATTTGAACTTAATATATACTGAATTTAGTCATTTTGTCTCAAGATAACCTTTTTTCATGAAACAGAATGTGTTGAAGTTGATCTGAGCATTCAGCTTCTGCTGGGTACTCTCGATTACTTGCTTGCCAAAATATATCATAGATACAGTGTTCATGCGCTTTCATGCGTTCATTTGTAGAGTGTTCATTTGTACAGTTTTGAATCATGTTGTTCACAAGATCCAACCTTCATGGAGCACAACTCACTAACAAACCTATAATCATGACAATGTTACACTTGTACAGCCCTGTttgcaaaaaaagttgggacgcagtcaaaatgtaaatgtaaacagaatgcAACGACATGCAAATCAttatattaaattgtaaatagtacagagacaacatatcaaatgttgaaactgagaaatgttgtttttaatttaaaaactttttttgaatttgatgccagcaacatgttttgaAAAAGTTCTGTTTAGAACTGTTTAAAAGTTCTAATCcggtttatatttgggttcttctttgtgttttagagtttaacagcgtttgtggatgcagtgatgaactgtgttcagacagtggatttcagaagtgtttctgagcccatgcagtgatttccactacagaatcatgtctgtttttaatgcagtgctgcctgagggcccaaagatcacggccagcagatactggtgttcagcctcgtccctcacagacagagatttctccagattctctgagtctttaatgatattatgtacaaTAGATGATGAGATCTCCAGGTTCTTTGCTATTTATATTGAGcaacgttcttcttgaattgttgcactgtttGCCCACGTATgcctttcacagagtggtgaacccctcctcatcttaaCTTCTGAAAGGTTCAGTCTCTCTGGggtgctcttttatacccaatcgtGTTAACGAACTGTTGCCAATTAAATGTATTGGTGTTTTTGTAGCATCACATAAATttatcagtcttttgt
This window of the Pygocentrus nattereri isolate fPygNat1 chromosome 2, fPygNat1.pri, whole genome shotgun sequence genome carries:
- the LOC108411188 gene encoding uncharacterized protein LOC108411188 isoform X1, with amino-acid sequence MMEHQNSSSGGGASGLKFQRDSAVSSCVSMKSGWSIGNPPNFSTGGGEPSCVSMKSGWSFGNPPNFTTGGGESSCVSMKSEWSIGNPPNFSTGGGEPSCVSMKSGWSIGNPPNFSTGGGEPSCVSMKSGWSIGNPPNFSTGGGEPSCVSMKSEWYIGNPLNFSTGGGEPSCVSMKSEWSIGNPPNFSTGGGEPSCVSMKSGWSVGNPPNFSTGGGEPSCVSMKSGWSIGNPPNLGSIVVPSDPEKCFTDEALQTNHLAEGTGERQQKSYEQADDVLHRVLEKYKTNMKNKYEILFEGIKTEENKTLLNRIYTQLYIIEGESEGVNKEHEVLQMEKTSRKQLHDAPINCSDIFKSAQGLKREMEKENVRAVTEKEFRHKARKEDKELGVQNLRAVLTKGIAGIGKTVSVQKFILDWAEGKANQDVELMIVLPFRELNLIKDDHYSLHGLLCAFHPELKDLDPDSYDQMKSVFIFDGLDESRIPLDFEECEKVSDITMTSSVGVLMTNLIKGELLPSALIWITSRPAAASQIPPEHINRVTEIQGFNDPQKEEYFRKRISDVDQAERIISHIKAARSLHIMCHIPVFCWISATVLQQIMKQHHTEVPKTLTEMYSHFLITQTNMKNEKYEEKDERDPKNLLESNRAILLKLAELAFKQLMKGNVMFYEEDLRESSIDVTEASVYSGIFTEIFREECVLHQRKVYCFVHLSFQEFLAAVYVFYCYVTENNKVLRIFTPEEKLRSAPLYCLLQSILDKALKSQNGHLDLFLRFLVGISLESNQRLLWGLLDDEDSGSEDIIQYIQELINRSQFKVTYTKSNSEKTIERIKGLIKESDRFSHKQSNAEKPLEVIKERNDKQTQTESISEKNIESIKKFIKKHDEHTEHTEKSIELIKEHDHKLTQTESIVEKSIEFIKEHDHKLTQMQSIAEKSIEFIKEHDHKLTQTESTAELINEQDFEQIFTRSSSVGYFKVPAVKLIQTESISEKIIERIQGLIIKYETSTQTQRISEKTTELIKGSADQQTQTESISEKTIESIKDLIKGHDKLTHAQRSSGKTIALIRDLIRGYDDKLIYTIECIKDLVRIYDFDFIQITNSTEKTMDCINNLIEEYYCTLTQAKSSSEITIEKIKKLIKVYEYTLTQAKWSLKKTIKYIKKLIKGEDKQCHLSTERSLNLFLCLSEMNDQSLSSEIDKYLQSEKCSEEGLSPGQCSALACMLLTSEKVQDELDLKKYNTSEAGYRRLIPAVNVYRKALLAGCNFTVDTCETLCSALQSENSALRELDLSNNDLQDSGVELLLVGLKSSHCKLETLRLSDCNLTKDSCKTLCSALKSVRSLDLSNNDLQDSGVNLLSASMKSSLCKLEILRLAGCNFTANSCEKLASAVKSVSSSLKELDLSNNYLQESGVELLAAELRSSHCKLETLRLAACNLEGKACENFRSVLQLVNSPLIELDLSNNDLQDSGMDLLSAGLKSPQCKLEILRLALCYLGGKSCETLGSALQSVNSSLKELDLSNNDLKDSGVELLSAGLKSLYCKLETLRLSGCMVTNEGCSSLASALKLNPSHLRELDLTYNHPGDSGVQLLFDLLEDACCTLEKLQLEYSETIGMKPGLRKYACKLTLDPNTAHTRLCLSEENRKAECVQKHQPYPDHPDRFNHYEQVLCREGLTGRCYWEAEWSGVGADIVVTYKGISRKGDSDDCWFGCSNQSWSLYCSDSGHSFSHNKKKIAVPASGFSSHRVGVYLDWEAGTLSFFSVSPDTHRLTHLHTVHSTFTQPLYAGFWLGSFSSVCVCEIK